A region of Necator americanus strain Aroian chromosome I, whole genome shotgun sequence DNA encodes the following proteins:
- a CDS encoding hypothetical protein (NECATOR_CHRI.G3752.T1), protein MDNESAYGAEDCRFESCRGRELFAPRLLVCQSPLVCHEIQNSTVGRVAQWITRLPTEQKIAGSNPAVVENFRSTPFGLLITVGVPRYPSTVGRVAQWITRLPTEQKIAGSNPAVVENFSLHAFWSANHRWSATISIHSRPRGAMDNASAYGAEDCRFESCRGRELFAPRLFVC, encoded by the coding sequence atggataacgagtctgcctacggagcagaagattgcaggttcgaatcctgccgtggtcgagaacttttcgctccacgccttttggtctgccaatCACCGCTGGTGTGCCACGAAATCCAAAattccacagtaggccgcgtggcgcaatggataacgcgtctgcctacggagcagaagattgcaggttcgaatcctgccgtggtcgagaactttcgctccacgccttttggtctgctaatcaccgttggagtgccacgatatccatccacagtaggccgcgtggcgcaatggataacgcgtctgcctacggagcagaagattgcaggttcgaatcctgccgtggtcgagaacttttcgctccacgccttttggtctgctaatcaccgttggagtgccacgatatccatccacagtaggccgcgtggcgcaatggataacgcgtctgcctacggagcagaagattgcaggttcgaatcctgccgtggtcgagaacttttcgctcctcgccttttcgtctgctaa
- a CDS encoding hypothetical protein (NECATOR_CHRI.G3753.T1): protein MAHQRRLADQKAWSEKFSTTAGFEPAIFCSVGRRVIHCATRPTVDGYRGTPTVISRPKGEERKVLDHGRIRTCNLLLRRQTRYPLRHAAYCGWTSWHTSGDWQTKRRGAKSSRPRQDSNLQSSAP, encoded by the coding sequence atggcacaccagcggagattggcagaccaaaaggcgtggagcgaaaagttctcgaccacggcaggattcgaacctgcaatcttctgctccgtaggcagacgcgttatccattgcgccacgcggcctactgtggatggatatcgtggcactccaacggtgattagcagaccaaaaggcgaggagcgaaaagttctcgaccacggcaggattcgaacctgcaatcttctgctccgtaggcagacgcgttatccattgcgccacgcggcctactgtggatggacatcatggcacaccagcggagattggcagacgaaaaggcgaggagcgaaaagttctcgaccacggcaggattcgaacctgcaatcttctgctccgtag
- a CDS encoding hypothetical protein (NECATOR_CHRI.G3754.T1): MDIMAHQRRLADEKARSEKFSTTAGFEPAIFCSVGRRVIHCATRPTVDTWTCHGTPAEIGRRKGEERKVLDHGRIRTCNLLLRRQTRYPLRHAAYCGWISWHTNGD; encoded by the coding sequence atggacatcatggcacaccagcggagattggcagacgaaaaggcgaggagcgaaaagttctcgaccacggcaggattcgaacctgcaatcttctgctccgtaggcagacgcgttatccattgcgccacgcggcctactgtggatacTTGGACatgtcatggcacaccagcggagattggcagacgaaaaggcgaggagcgaaaagttctcgaccacggcaggattcgaacctgcaatcttctgctccgtaggcagacgcgttatccattgcgccacgcggcctactgtggatggatatcgtggcacaccaacggtgattag
- a CDS encoding hypothetical protein (NECATOR_CHRI.G3755.T1), translating into MAHQRRLADQKAWSEKFSTTAGFEPAIFCSVGRRVIHCATRPTVDGYRGTPTVISRPKGVERKVLDHGRIRTCNLLLRRQTRYPLRHAAYCGWTSWHTSGDWQTKRRGAKSSRPRQDSNLQSSAP; encoded by the coding sequence atggcacaccagcggagattggcagaccaaaaggcgtggagcgaaaagttctcgaccacggcaggattcgaacctgcaatcttctgctccgtaggcagacgcgttatccattgcgccacgcggcctactgtggatggatatcgtggcactccaacggtgattagcagaccaaaaggcgtggagcgaaaagttctcgaccacggcaggattcgaacctgcaatcttctgctccgtaggcagacgcgttatccattgcgccacgcggcctactgtggatggacatcatggcacaccagcggagattggcagacgaaaaggcgaggagcgaaaagttctcgaccacggcaggattcgaacctgcaatcttctgctccgtag
- a CDS encoding hypothetical protein (NECATOR_CHRI.G3756.T1) translates to MAHQRRLADQKAWSEKFSTTAGFEPAIFCSVGRLVIHCATRPAVDGYRGTPTVISRRKGEERKVLDHGRIRTCNLLLRRQTRYPLRHAAQCKNIEYACLTSTCHGTPAEIGRPKGVERKVLDHGRIRTCNLLLRRQTRYPLRHAAQCKNIEYACLTSTCHGTPAVIGRRKGEERKVLDHGRIRTCNLLLRRQTRYPLRHAAQCKNIEYACLTSTCHGTPAEIGRPKGVERKVLDHGRIRTCNLLLRRQTRYPLRHAAYCGWISWHSNGD, encoded by the coding sequence atggcacaccagcggagattggcagaccaaaaggcgtggagcgaaaagttctcgaccacggcaggattcgaacctgcaatcttctgctccgtaggcagactcgttatccattgcgccacgcggcctgctgtggatggatatcgtggcactccaacggtgattagcagacgaaaaggcgaggagcgaaaagttctcgaccacggcaggattcgaacctgcaatcttctgctccgtaggcagacgcgttatccattgcgccacgcggcccaatgtaagaacattgaatatgcttgcttaactagtacatgtcatggcacaccagcggagattggcagaccaaaaggcgtggagcgaaaagttctcgaccacggcaggattcgaacctgcaatcttctgctccgtaggcagacgcgttatccattgcgccacgcggcccaatgtaagaacattgaatatgcttgcttaactagtacatgtcatggcacaccagcggtgattggcagacgaaaaggcgaggagcgaaaagttctcgaccacggcaggattcgaacctgcaatcttctgctccgtaggcagacgcgttatccattgcgccacgcggcccaatgtaagaacattgaatatgcttgcttaactagtacatgtcatggcacaccagcggagattggcagaccaaaaggcgtggagcgaaaagttctcgaccacggcaggattcgaacctgcaatcttctgctccgtaggcagacgcgttatccattgcgccacgcggcctactgtggatggatatcgtggcactccaacggtgattag
- a CDS encoding hypothetical protein (NECATOR_CHRI.G3757.T1): MDIMAHQRRLADEKARSEKFSTTAGFEPAIFCSVGRRVIHCATRPTVDGYRGTPTVISRPKGEERKVLDHGRIRTCNLLLRRQTRYPLRHAAYCGWISWHSNGD; this comes from the coding sequence atggatatcatggcacaccagcggagattggcagacgaaaaggcgaggagcgaaaagttctcgaccacggcaggattcgaacctgcaatcttctgctccgtaggcagacgcgttatccattgcgccacgcggcctactgtggatggatatcgtggcactccaacggtgattagcagaccaaaaggcgaggagcgaaaagttctcgaccacggcaggattcgaacctgcaatcttctgctccgtaggcagacgcgttatccattgcgccacgcggcctactgtggatggatatcgtggcactccaacggtgattag
- a CDS encoding hypothetical protein (NECATOR_CHRI.G3758.T2): MAHQRRLADEKARSEKFSTTAGFEPAIFCSVGRRVIHCATRPTVDGYRGTPAEISRRKGEERKVLDHGRIRTCNLLLRRQTRYPLRHAAYCGWISWHSNGD, encoded by the coding sequence atggcacaccagcggagattggcagacgaaaaggcgaggagcgaaaagttctcgaccacggcaggattcgaacctgcaatcttctgctccgtaggcagacgcgttatccattgcgccacgcggcctactgtggatggatatcgtggcacaccagcggagattagcagacgaaaaggcgaggagcgaaaagttctcgaccacggcaggattcgaacctgcaatcttctgctccgtaggcagacgcgttatccattgcgccacgcggcctactgtggatggatatcgtggcactccaacggtgattag
- a CDS encoding hypothetical protein (NECATOR_CHRI.G3758.T1) yields MDIMAHQRRLADEKARSEKFSTTAGFEPAIFCSVGRRVIHCATRPTVDGYRGTPAEISRRKGEERKVLDHGRIRTCNLLLRRQTRYPLRHAAYCGWISWHSNGD; encoded by the coding sequence atggacatcatggcacaccagcggagattggcagacgaaaaggcgaggagcgaaaagttctcgaccacggcaggattcgaacctgcaatcttctgctccgtaggcagacgcgttatccattgcgccacgcggcctactgtggatggatatcgtggcacaccagcggagattagcagacgaaaaggcgaggagcgaaaagttctcgaccacggcaggattcgaacctgcaatcttctgctccgtaggcagacgcgttatccattgcgccacgcggcctactgtggatggatatcgtggcactccaacggtgattag
- a CDS encoding hypothetical protein (NECATOR_CHRI.G3759.T1), with the protein MSWHTSGDWQTKKAWSEKFSTTAGFEPAIFCSVGRRVIHCATRPAVDGYRGTPTVISRRKGEERKVLDHGRIRTCNLLLRRQTRYPLRHAAYCGWTSWHTSGDWQTKRRGAKSSRPRQDSNLQSSAP; encoded by the coding sequence atgtcatggcacaccagcggagattggcagaccaaaaaggcgtggagcgaaaagttctcgaccacggcaggattcgaacctgcaatcttctgctccgtaggcagacgcgttatccattgcgccacgcggcctgctgtggatggatatcgtggcactccaacggtgattagcagacgaaaaggcgaggagcgaaaagttctcgaccacggcaggattcgaacctgcaatcttctgctccgtaggcagacgcgttatccattgcgccacgcggcctactgtggatggacatcatggcacaccagcggagattggcagacgaaaaggcgaggagcgaaaagttctcgaccacggcaggattcgaacctgcaatcttctgctccgtag